One window from the genome of Haladaptatus paucihalophilus DX253 encodes:
- a CDS encoding Ntn hydrolase family protein — translation MSDTIVKTGTTTVALTTDDEVLLAADRRASLGGRFVTNKAVQKVQGVHPTAALTMAGGVGDLQSYIRTLRAEASLYETRRGEPIDMAALSTLAGTLLREGPYRGAQPTLGGVDRTGPHVYDLDTAGGVMEADYHASGSGMQLAYGVLEREFEPNLPTDVARRVAANAIESAIERDTASGNGLTVATVSADGVEIRGYDAFSEVAA, via the coding sequence ATGTCCGATACGATAGTGAAGACCGGAACGACGACGGTCGCGCTGACGACCGACGACGAAGTGCTTCTCGCCGCGGACCGCCGGGCCAGCCTCGGCGGTCGCTTCGTCACGAACAAGGCCGTCCAAAAGGTGCAGGGGGTTCACCCGACCGCCGCGCTGACGATGGCCGGTGGCGTCGGCGACCTGCAGTCATACATCCGCACGCTCCGCGCCGAAGCTTCCCTCTACGAGACGCGCCGGGGCGAACCCATCGACATGGCCGCGCTCTCGACGCTCGCCGGGACCCTCCTGCGCGAGGGACCGTACCGGGGTGCCCAGCCGACCCTCGGCGGCGTCGATAGAACCGGCCCGCACGTCTACGACCTCGACACGGCGGGCGGCGTCATGGAAGCCGACTATCACGCCAGCGGCAGCGGGATGCAACTCGCTTACGGCGTCCTCGAACGCGAATTCGAACCGAACCTTCCGACGGACGTCGCCCGTCGCGTCGCGGCCAACGCCATCGAGAGCGCCATCGAACGCGACACGGCCAGCGGCAACGGCCTGACCGTCGCAACCGTCTCCGCGGATGGCGTCGAAATCCGTGGCTACGACGCGTTCTCGGAGGTGGCGGCATGA
- a CDS encoding GNAT family N-acetyltransferase has protein sequence MFPERIETDRLVLEAITHENVDVFELYQHTAHDAPHIDEITEHLSWDPHATPKQTAEFIDWAEKNRNEATGAEYVIRPKDGEDGAGEIAGTTGLNIDWDRRTGALGLWLRKPFWGRGYSGERAGVLMELAFDRLDLELVAIEHLAGNEKSRRAIEKYVEAHGGQYDGILRNRRPDGDDVRDSHRFTVTREQWEASRAEETS, from the coding sequence ATGTTCCCGGAGCGAATCGAGACGGACCGTCTCGTGCTGGAAGCCATCACCCACGAGAACGTGGACGTGTTCGAACTGTATCAGCACACGGCCCACGACGCGCCGCACATCGACGAGATAACGGAACACCTGTCGTGGGACCCGCACGCGACACCGAAGCAGACGGCTGAGTTCATCGACTGGGCGGAGAAAAACAGAAACGAGGCGACCGGCGCGGAGTACGTCATCAGGCCCAAAGACGGAGAAGACGGCGCGGGCGAAATCGCCGGGACGACCGGGTTGAACATCGATTGGGACCGCCGCACCGGCGCGCTCGGTTTGTGGCTCCGAAAGCCGTTCTGGGGTCGCGGCTACTCCGGCGAACGCGCCGGTGTGCTCATGGAACTGGCGTTCGACCGCCTCGACCTGGAACTCGTCGCAATCGAACACCTCGCGGGCAACGAGAAGTCCCGCCGCGCCATCGAGAAGTACGTCGAAGCGCACGGCGGCCAGTACGACGGCATTCTCCGGAACCGGCGGCCGGACGGCGACGACGTGCGCGACTCCCACCGATTCACCGTGACGCGCGAACAGTGGGAAGCGAGTCGCGCGGAGGAGACGTCGTGA
- a CDS encoding archaeal proteasome endopeptidase complex subunit alpha, with protein MNGGQQQAYDRGTNIFSPDGRLYQVEYAREAVRRGSVSVGVRTRDGVVLAARKHVRSPLLEADGIEKLHKIDDHLGVVSAGHVADARRLVDFGRRRAQTDRLRYGEPIGVEPFTKAVTDHVQEFTQQGGARPFGAALLVGGVEPTTADEDPKPRLFETDPSGTPHEWRATAIGANDDTVREYLEANYDPQSSVQSGIELALSALADAEDGPLAPEEISVATVAPTYRALDADARRDTLDSLDLLDEQAS; from the coding sequence ATGAACGGAGGACAACAGCAGGCCTACGACCGGGGGACGAACATTTTCTCTCCCGACGGCCGCCTGTATCAGGTCGAGTACGCCCGCGAAGCGGTGCGTCGCGGGAGTGTCAGCGTCGGCGTCCGCACCCGCGATGGCGTCGTTCTGGCCGCGAGAAAACACGTTCGCTCGCCCCTCCTCGAAGCCGACGGCATCGAGAAACTCCACAAGATAGACGACCACCTCGGCGTCGTCAGCGCGGGGCACGTCGCCGACGCCCGCCGACTCGTGGACTTCGGCCGCCGCCGCGCCCAGACCGACCGCCTGCGCTACGGCGAACCCATCGGCGTCGAACCATTCACCAAGGCCGTCACCGACCACGTGCAGGAGTTCACCCAGCAGGGCGGCGCGCGTCCGTTCGGCGCGGCGCTGTTGGTGGGGGGCGTCGAACCCACCACCGCCGACGAGGACCCGAAACCGCGGCTCTTCGAAACTGACCCGTCCGGCACGCCCCACGAGTGGCGGGCAACCGCTATCGGCGCGAACGACGACACGGTTCGGGAGTACCTCGAAGCGAACTACGACCCTCAAAGCTCGGTGCAGTCCGGAATCGAACTCGCCCTGTCGGCGCTCGCGGATGCCGAGGACGGTCCGCTCGCGCCCGAGGAGATTTCCGTTGCGACCGTCGCACCCACGTACCGGGCGCTCGACGCCGACGCTCGGCGGGATACACTCGATTCGCTCGACCTGCTAGACGAGCAGGCGTCGTAG
- a CDS encoding metal-dependent hydrolase: MPSTVVHVAVGALLATSLLAEQFDTRAAVIVLAAAAFPDLDTLVGFWVQGGHRAVFHNLLIPTVIGIVLLADLLGKNRIGRRWGAYGVRVAWVSLFAFVVAGIGLDLVKNGVNVFYPIHDQFYSVSGKLSVSNKHGIVQTFLEPHARGTTHTTHYDTGFDLAQGPDPRNEERVFPIVRSGRQLLLGAMSFGIFGFRVWESRKE; the protein is encoded by the coding sequence ATGCCATCGACGGTGGTACACGTTGCGGTGGGGGCCTTACTCGCCACGTCACTGCTCGCCGAACAGTTCGACACGCGGGCGGCGGTCATCGTGCTCGCCGCCGCCGCGTTTCCCGACCTCGACACGCTGGTGGGGTTCTGGGTTCAGGGGGGACACCGCGCGGTGTTTCACAACCTACTCATACCGACGGTCATCGGAATCGTCCTGCTCGCCGACTTGCTGGGGAAGAACCGAATCGGACGACGATGGGGGGCCTACGGCGTCCGCGTCGCGTGGGTGAGTCTCTTCGCCTTCGTCGTCGCTGGAATCGGTCTCGACCTCGTTAAGAACGGCGTGAACGTGTTCTATCCGATTCACGACCAGTTCTACAGCGTCTCCGGGAAACTCAGCGTCTCGAACAAACACGGAATCGTCCAGACGTTCCTCGAACCGCACGCCCGAGGGACGACGCACACGACCCACTACGATACCGGGTTCGACCTCGCGCAGGGACCCGACCCGCGGAACGAAGAGCGCGTGTTCCCCATCGTGCGAAGCGGGCGACAACTGCTCCTCGGCGCGATGAGTTTCGGAATCTTCGGCTTTCGGGTCTGGGAATCGCGCAAAGAGTAA
- a CDS encoding DUF7385 family protein, which yields MTFDVHAVRHRLKLKTDAGHSSLFENRGDVACPACDDPFAEVFITEKPAHSFQPTGSMRFCVVREAGRTMVFTHD from the coding sequence GTGACGTTCGACGTGCACGCGGTTCGCCACCGCCTGAAGCTGAAGACGGACGCCGGACACAGTTCCCTGTTCGAAAACCGCGGCGACGTCGCCTGTCCGGCGTGCGACGACCCGTTCGCCGAGGTGTTCATCACGGAAAAACCCGCTCACAGCTTTCAACCGACCGGTTCGATGCGGTTCTGCGTCGTCCGGGAAGCGGGGCGAACGATGGTGTTCACGCACGACTGA
- a CDS encoding GNAT family N-acetyltransferase has translation MEIRPYETSDADEFWELKRAFELGLGAGTGGDDKAEVYEGKLTEEYRERYLDWVERCVGDDERCVTVADAGDGLAGYVFVLPEELAFIWDAAVLNEIYVRPAHRGTGVADELMDAAVSLAADQTLPLDRLVLDVDRENDRAGAFYERHGFEHWGEMVAKKL, from the coding sequence ATGGAGATTCGACCCTACGAGACGAGCGACGCCGACGAGTTCTGGGAGCTAAAGCGCGCCTTCGAGCTCGGACTCGGCGCGGGGACCGGCGGCGACGACAAGGCCGAGGTGTACGAGGGGAAACTGACCGAGGAGTACCGCGAGCGGTACCTCGACTGGGTGGAGCGATGTGTCGGCGACGACGAGCGGTGCGTTACCGTCGCCGACGCGGGCGACGGACTGGCGGGCTACGTCTTCGTCCTCCCCGAGGAACTGGCGTTCATCTGGGACGCCGCCGTCCTCAACGAGATTTACGTCCGCCCGGCCCACCGCGGGACGGGCGTCGCCGACGAGTTGATGGACGCCGCCGTCTCGCTCGCGGCCGACCAGACCCTCCCGCTCGACCGACTCGTCCTCGACGTGGACCGCGAAAACGACCGCGCCGGGGCGTTCTACGAGCGCCACGGCTTCGAGCACTGGGGGGAAATGGTCGCCAAAAAGCTGTAG
- a CDS encoding GNAT family N-acetyltransferase: MGSESRGGDVVTELFPERIETERLVLERMCRENVTPHELYDLFSGPGVSEVFEHVPQSPYRTVNEPRELITNADERWSDGTSAAYAIRPDDGEPHADELAGTTFLFPEWERRTARFGLLLGKRFWGRGYSGERAAALLKVTFDRLDLELATVGHNVGNENSRRAIEKYVEAHGGRHDCLLRNWVPMDDEIADMHRYTITREQYREATNA, from the coding sequence GTGGGAAGCGAGTCGCGCGGAGGAGACGTCGTGACCGAGCTCTTTCCCGAGCGCATCGAGACGGAGCGGTTGGTGCTGGAACGGATGTGCCGTGAGAACGTCACGCCGCACGAACTCTACGACCTGTTCTCCGGACCGGGTGTGAGCGAGGTGTTCGAACACGTTCCTCAGTCCCCCTATCGGACGGTGAACGAGCCGCGGGAGCTGATAACGAACGCCGACGAACGATGGTCGGACGGAACGTCCGCCGCGTACGCGATTCGCCCGGATGACGGGGAACCGCATGCGGACGAACTAGCCGGAACGACGTTTCTGTTCCCCGAGTGGGAGCGCCGGACCGCCCGTTTCGGTCTCCTCCTCGGAAAGCGCTTCTGGGGACGGGGCTACTCCGGCGAACGGGCGGCGGCGCTGCTGAAAGTGACCTTCGACCGCCTCGACCTCGAACTCGCCACGGTCGGCCACAACGTCGGGAACGAGAACTCCCGTCGGGCCATCGAGAAGTACGTCGAAGCGCACGGCGGCCGACACGATTGCCTGCTTCGGAATTGGGTTCCGATGGACGACGAAATAGCCGACATGCATCGCTACACCATCACGCGGGAGCAGTATCGGGAGGCGACGAACGCGTGA
- a CDS encoding helix-turn-helix domain-containing protein, whose protein sequence is MTDARRTLAEQIAGEITLSDDPGATLRKWRTDFDVSQTALADYLDVSSSVISDYESGRRENPGIGVVRRTVTALLDIDEQRGGDRIRQYARVLSAGFDSTIVNDLREYPTSVPLPEFYDAIDATELAQGTSAGITGHTVIDSIEAITRLSSEEFYRLYGQSTNRALVFTNVTRGESPLVAMRVVTPTPNAVVLHGIDRDELWDYAPKMAQLDGFSLAVTDCEKETMLDAMRELAP, encoded by the coding sequence ATGACAGATGCGCGCCGGACGCTCGCCGAGCAAATCGCGGGTGAAATCACGCTGAGCGACGACCCCGGAGCGACGCTCCGCAAGTGGCGCACCGACTTCGACGTGTCCCAGACCGCACTCGCCGACTACCTCGACGTGTCCTCGTCGGTCATCTCCGACTACGAGAGCGGTCGCCGCGAGAATCCGGGCATCGGCGTGGTCCGCCGGACCGTCACGGCGCTCCTCGATATCGACGAACAGCGCGGCGGCGACCGCATCCGCCAGTACGCCCGCGTCCTTTCGGCCGGGTTCGACAGCACCATCGTCAACGACTTGCGCGAGTATCCGACGAGCGTCCCGCTCCCCGAGTTCTACGACGCAATCGACGCGACGGAACTCGCACAGGGAACCTCGGCGGGCATCACCGGACACACCGTCATCGACAGCATCGAGGCCATCACCCGCCTCTCCAGCGAGGAGTTCTATCGCCTCTACGGCCAGAGCACGAACCGCGCGCTCGTCTTCACGAACGTCACGCGCGGGGAATCGCCGCTGGTCGCCATGCGCGTCGTCACCCCGACGCCGAACGCGGTCGTCCTCCACGGCATCGACCGTGACGAACTCTGGGACTACGCGCCGAAGATGGCCCAACTGGACGGCTTTTCGCTCGCCGTCACGGACTGCGAGAAGGAAACCATGCTGGACGCCATGCGCGAACTCGCGCCGTGA
- a CDS encoding GNAT family N-acetyltransferase, with product MPGARVRSGERVTLRTVEEEDIPFVQRALANREIRHPMGNPVLNRRRVAELREDDADRFLVCLDGADAGSGGPDECEVTRIGQVNVTDADYKRPELGYWLVPSVHGEGYGTEAVSLVIDYAFRTYDAPAVGAEAYDFNDASRGLLESLGFRKEGRRRKYMFVDGAHRDMVQYGLLREDWCERTV from the coding sequence ATGCCGGGAGCACGCGTTCGGAGCGGCGAGCGGGTCACGCTCAGGACTGTCGAGGAGGAGGATATTCCGTTCGTTCAACGCGCGTTAGCGAACCGAGAGATTCGCCACCCGATGGGGAATCCCGTTCTGAATCGGCGGCGAGTCGCGGAGCTTCGAGAGGACGACGCGGACCGGTTTCTCGTCTGTCTCGACGGGGCCGATGCCGGTTCGGGCGGTCCAGACGAATGCGAGGTGACGCGAATCGGACAGGTGAACGTGACGGACGCCGACTACAAACGCCCCGAACTCGGCTACTGGTTGGTCCCGTCGGTTCACGGAGAGGGGTACGGCACGGAAGCCGTCTCGCTCGTCATCGACTACGCCTTTCGAACGTACGACGCTCCCGCGGTGGGTGCGGAGGCGTACGACTTCAACGACGCCTCCCGCGGTCTGCTCGAATCCCTCGGATTCAGGAAGGAAGGTCGCCGTCGAAAGTACATGTTCGTCGACGGCGCGCACCGCGATATGGTGCAGTACGGGCTGCTTCGTGAGGACTGGTGCGAGCGAACGGTGTGA
- a CDS encoding Ig-like domain-containing protein, whose product MTFRSDDRGVTVQVGTILLFATLVVAMSLYQATAIPSQNQTVEFRHNERVQGQMQDVRNAIVRTGATGTGQPTSVTLGTQYPGHVLFVNPPPASGSLRTAKLGSTTIEHLSATDSETRDYFDGGGHSFSTRALVYAPNYDQYANAPDTVYENTVVYNRGRDGNATLTDQQLVHGTRITLVTVNGSLSRTQSGTVSLDPHALSPSTTMTRTISVQSDGNDPVIRIPTTLGVAKWTRLLADQRYVQSVGSGADGTVAVTLKGRENGTNVTYDLRMAAVGVGSNTTETNATYITNVSPKTETVNGTTTLVAEVRDRYNNPVSGVTVTSSDGGRTETTNEQGRVRFEYEASEPGTETVTLSIDDNGAERERVSFRIETASGGTGSGGGGTYDVEWVDAAGLDCTHDANGYPTVCTLDRSATSTHTLTANVTYGGEPVTDTTVDFGLNRTGVVSTSSKEATTGDHGEVQVSIDDSSTGDVKLLAASGGDADSVVVHVVQSGAMPEIVYNGDAAATRGYRNSGPKSGVVFSVTNERPEGATLTDVHVEPHDSTIDALSDPSYGTGIYESELYVSAQRDGASDIGNGVSLPTTIDIDSDGQNLGPPFRQNPIIGGNNGTATFYLYQFERNGTPVEMANEPVDVTLTFENHDPVSFTLDANDGGNGGGGGEQTTAYPDAFNDGDGALEYGEDPSIPPSNPEGGLEGFGNLDVDSNDNQVAALREYYRHPDGFEMSIGVSVSGIESRNHHTLVLGDYRTSGGGSHEVSVTPVNENGDPLGGSYTLSESSTTTRRIDLPQAVVEYVNDNGTLYLVFEDRNSNQDERLRIDYLSVESSDD is encoded by the coding sequence ATGACGTTCCGGTCTGACGACCGTGGCGTGACGGTACAGGTCGGAACGATTCTCCTGTTCGCCACGCTCGTCGTCGCCATGTCGCTGTATCAGGCGACTGCCATCCCGAGCCAAAATCAGACGGTCGAATTCCGACATAACGAGCGGGTGCAGGGCCAGATGCAGGACGTGCGCAACGCCATCGTTCGAACGGGTGCGACCGGAACGGGACAGCCGACATCGGTAACGCTCGGGACGCAGTACCCCGGACACGTTCTCTTCGTCAATCCGCCACCGGCGTCGGGGTCGCTTCGAACCGCGAAACTGGGGTCCACCACCATCGAACACCTCAGCGCCACCGATTCGGAGACGCGCGATTACTTCGACGGCGGCGGCCACTCGTTTTCGACGCGAGCGCTCGTCTACGCGCCGAACTACGACCAGTACGCCAACGCGCCCGACACGGTGTACGAGAACACCGTCGTCTACAACCGGGGTCGCGACGGAAACGCGACGCTGACCGACCAGCAACTCGTCCACGGCACGCGGATAACGCTCGTCACGGTCAACGGAAGCCTCTCTCGCACCCAGTCCGGCACGGTGAGTCTCGACCCGCACGCGCTCAGTCCATCGACCACGATGACGCGGACGATTTCGGTGCAGTCGGACGGTAACGACCCGGTGATACGGATTCCGACGACGCTCGGCGTGGCGAAATGGACGCGGTTGCTCGCGGACCAGCGATACGTACAGAGCGTCGGGTCGGGGGCGGACGGGACGGTCGCGGTGACGCTCAAGGGGCGAGAGAACGGCACGAACGTCACCTACGACCTTCGGATGGCCGCGGTCGGCGTCGGGTCGAACACGACGGAAACGAACGCGACCTACATCACCAACGTCAGTCCGAAAACGGAGACGGTCAACGGAACGACGACGCTCGTCGCGGAGGTGCGCGACCGGTACAACAACCCCGTGAGTGGGGTCACGGTAACGTCGAGCGACGGGGGGCGTACCGAGACGACGAACGAACAGGGTCGGGTGCGCTTCGAGTACGAGGCGAGCGAACCCGGAACGGAAACGGTGACGCTCTCCATCGACGACAACGGCGCGGAGCGCGAGCGGGTTTCGTTCCGTATCGAGACGGCGAGCGGCGGCACCGGAAGCGGTGGCGGCGGCACCTACGACGTAGAGTGGGTCGATGCGGCCGGATTGGATTGCACGCACGACGCGAACGGCTATCCGACGGTGTGTACGCTGGACCGAAGCGCGACTTCGACGCACACCCTGACGGCGAACGTCACCTACGGCGGCGAACCCGTGACGGACACGACCGTGGATTTCGGCCTGAACCGAACGGGCGTCGTCAGCACGTCTTCGAAGGAAGCGACGACGGGCGACCACGGGGAGGTCCAAGTGTCCATCGACGACAGTTCCACGGGGGACGTGAAACTCCTCGCCGCGAGCGGCGGGGACGCGGATTCGGTCGTCGTTCACGTCGTCCAGTCCGGAGCGATGCCGGAAATCGTCTACAACGGGGACGCGGCGGCGACGAGGGGCTACCGGAACAGCGGGCCGAAATCGGGCGTCGTCTTCAGCGTCACGAACGAACGTCCGGAGGGCGCGACGCTCACGGACGTTCACGTCGAGCCGCACGATAGCACCATCGACGCGCTGAGCGACCCGTCGTACGGGACGGGAATCTACGAGAGCGAACTGTACGTCAGCGCACAGCGGGACGGCGCGAGCGACATCGGAAACGGCGTGTCGCTCCCGACGACCATCGACATCGACAGCGACGGGCAGAATCTGGGCCCGCCGTTCCGGCAGAACCCGATAATCGGCGGAAACAACGGAACCGCGACGTTCTATCTCTACCAGTTCGAGCGCAACGGCACCCCGGTCGAGATGGCGAACGAACCGGTGGACGTCACGCTGACGTTCGAGAACCACGACCCCGTATCGTTCACGTTGGATGCGAACGACGGTGGAAACGGCGGTGGTGGCGGGGAGCAAACGACGGCGTACCCGGATGCATTCAACGACGGGGACGGAGCGCTGGAATACGGAGAGGACCCCTCGATACCGCCATCGAATCCCGAGGGTGGTCTCGAAGGGTTTGGCAACCTGGATGTCGATTCGAACGATAACCAAGTCGCCGCACTCCGCGAATACTACCGACATCCGGACGGTTTCGAGATGAGCATCGGCGTTTCGGTCTCGGGTATCGAATCGCGGAATCACCACACGCTCGTTCTCGGCGATTACCGGACGAGTGGAGGAGGGAGCCACGAGGTTTCCGTGACACCCGTGAACGAGAACGGTGACCCCCTCGGCGGAAGCTATACGCTGTCCGAGTCGAGCACGACGACACGGAGAATCGACCTCCCGCAAGCGGTCGTCGAGTACGTAAACGACAACGGGACGCTCTATCTGGTCTTCGAAGACCGCAACAGCAATCAGGACGAGCGGCTCCGGATCGACTACCTCTCGGTCGAATCTTCCGACGACTGA
- a CDS encoding DUF7351 domain-containing protein → MTETEPTHAADELPETIGTESEDDVDPTDAFAVLGNEVRMAALRALLDAEAEGEETLAFSELFEATSADNTAGFSYHLRQLTEHFVRKTDGGYTLTYAGREIARAIRAGTYTDSVDFDPIAVDDPCPFCGEERLAAHGEDNYVVVECRACERPTLTLPFPPGGHRAHDPEGLLPAFDRHHRHRLSLMADGVCPECSAPANAHVGYHDADGDGDEPADRAEGVRRPQARFDCERCGCRLRSPVTLAVLEHPAVIAFYHRHGIDVRERPVWNVGDEWRERVVSEDPWCVRVSTEVGSDALALFVAENLEVVTVRESTGQQAS, encoded by the coding sequence ATGACCGAAACAGAGCCGACACACGCGGCGGACGAACTGCCCGAGACCATCGGAACCGAATCCGAGGACGACGTGGACCCGACGGACGCGTTCGCGGTCCTCGGAAACGAAGTCCGGATGGCCGCGCTCCGCGCCCTGCTGGACGCCGAGGCGGAGGGAGAGGAGACGCTCGCCTTTTCGGAGCTGTTTGAGGCGACGTCCGCGGACAACACGGCGGGCTTTTCCTACCATCTCCGGCAACTGACCGAGCATTTCGTCCGGAAGACGGACGGTGGCTACACCCTCACCTACGCCGGGCGGGAAATCGCGCGGGCGATTCGCGCCGGGACGTACACGGACAGCGTGGATTTCGACCCCATCGCGGTGGACGACCCGTGTCCCTTCTGCGGGGAGGAGCGACTGGCGGCCCACGGCGAGGACAACTACGTCGTCGTCGAGTGCCGGGCGTGCGAGCGGCCGACGCTCACGCTCCCGTTCCCACCCGGCGGGCATCGGGCACACGACCCCGAGGGGCTTCTCCCGGCGTTCGACCGCCACCACCGACACCGCCTCTCGCTGATGGCCGACGGCGTGTGCCCCGAGTGCAGCGCACCGGCGAATGCCCACGTCGGATACCACGACGCCGACGGGGACGGTGACGAACCCGCGGACCGAGCGGAAGGCGTCCGCCGCCCGCAAGCCCGATTCGACTGCGAGCGCTGTGGCTGTCGGCTCCGCTCGCCCGTGACGCTCGCGGTGCTGGAACACCCGGCGGTCATCGCGTTCTACCACCGGCACGGCATCGACGTGCGCGAGCGCCCCGTCTGGAACGTCGGCGACGAGTGGCGGGAACGCGTCGTCTCGGAGGACCCGTGGTGCGTGCGCGTTTCGACGGAGGTCGGCAGCGACGCGCTCGCGCTGTTCGTCGCGGAAAATCTGGAGGTCGTGACGGTGCGGGAATCGACGGGGCAACAGGCCTCGTAA
- the hmgB gene encoding hydroxymethylglutaryl-CoA synthase, translating to MTAVGIDAIEIWTGKLKLDLPETFAPVKDEDPEKYTKGLGLYASSFPDSYEDIVTMGANAAHRLMERKGLTPDDIGRIDVATESAFDNSKPVSTYIAGCLEQVYDGDFHHANKGERKFACIAGTQSLDDAYNWIKAGRNRGRSALVIATDTALYARGDPGEATQGAGAVAMLISEDPSIVELSTEQGYGSADETDFLKPNQQFPSVDGKRSMQVYLARMREALEDFERAGGETHPGDYVFGPYHTPFPGMVRKAGLFAFRHTIRDTDIEEELAAEIGRQPREDDYDDREAFEEAIRGYMDDLKATDQYQEWYANTIDPTLRISREVGNWYTGSVHIARASALQYAAENDMEMTGKKLLVGSYGSGAQAEIHAETVQEGWEEELDQLSIDEQIRNRHDLTYEEYEQVHDRHNHDKRVELEDFTEPENEFVFVGRGDMDERTYEYVE from the coding sequence ATGACAGCCGTCGGTATCGACGCCATCGAAATTTGGACGGGCAAGCTGAAACTCGACCTCCCCGAGACGTTCGCACCGGTCAAGGACGAAGACCCGGAGAAGTACACGAAAGGGCTCGGACTGTACGCCAGTTCGTTCCCCGACTCCTACGAGGACATCGTGACGATGGGCGCGAACGCGGCCCATCGACTGATGGAGCGCAAGGGGTTGACGCCGGACGACATCGGCCGCATCGACGTGGCGACCGAGAGCGCGTTCGACAACTCCAAGCCCGTTTCGACGTACATCGCGGGCTGCCTCGAACAGGTGTACGACGGTGACTTCCACCACGCGAACAAGGGCGAGCGCAAGTTCGCCTGCATCGCCGGAACCCAGAGTCTGGACGACGCCTACAACTGGATCAAGGCGGGTCGCAACCGCGGGCGCTCGGCGCTCGTCATCGCAACCGACACCGCGCTGTACGCCCGCGGCGACCCCGGCGAGGCGACGCAGGGTGCGGGTGCCGTGGCGATGCTCATCAGCGAGGATCCGTCCATCGTCGAACTCTCGACCGAACAGGGCTACGGGTCGGCCGACGAGACCGACTTCCTCAAGCCCAACCAGCAGTTCCCCAGCGTGGACGGCAAGCGCTCCATGCAGGTCTACCTCGCTCGCATGCGCGAGGCGCTGGAGGACTTCGAGCGCGCCGGTGGGGAGACCCACCCCGGCGATTACGTCTTCGGCCCGTACCACACGCCGTTCCCCGGAATGGTCCGCAAGGCGGGGCTGTTCGCCTTCCGTCACACCATCCGTGACACGGACATCGAGGAGGAACTCGCCGCCGAAATCGGCCGCCAGCCCCGCGAGGACGACTACGACGACCGCGAGGCGTTCGAGGAGGCCATCCGCGGGTACATGGACGACCTCAAGGCGACCGATCAGTATCAGGAGTGGTACGCGAACACCATCGACCCGACGCTCCGCATCTCGCGCGAGGTCGGCAACTGGTACACCGGCTCGGTTCACATCGCCCGCGCCTCGGCGCTCCAGTACGCCGCCGAAAACGACATGGAGATGACGGGCAAGAAACTTCTCGTCGGCTCCTACGGCAGCGGCGCACAGGCCGAAATCCACGCCGAAACCGTCCAAGAGGGCTGGGAAGAGGAACTCGACCAGCTCTCCATCGACGAGCAGATTCGAAACCGTCACGACCTCACCTACGAGGAGTACGAGCAGGTCCACGACCGCCACAACCACGACAAGCGCGTCGAACTCGAAGACTTCACGGAACCCGAAAACGAGTTCGTCTTCGTCGGCCGCGGAGACATGGACGAGCGAACGTACGAATACGTCGAATAA